The Centroberyx gerrardi isolate f3 chromosome 19, fCenGer3.hap1.cur.20231027, whole genome shotgun sequence genome has a segment encoding these proteins:
- the LOC139927839 gene encoding lactose-binding lectin l-2-like — MLLLLCCLGLALGAVSPSADREVKLERGSCPMFWYSFNGRCYKYIATRMTWADAELYCVSQRANLVSFHSADDCSFVKSLIKNFDPAEGRTWIGLSDTQKEGAWMWSDGSEVNFGLWNPDQPDNASGVEHCVHTNYDADSRWNDWLCHETLPFVCVSRTVCP; from the coding sequence ATGCTTTTGCTCCTGTGCTGTCTCGGTCTGGCTCTGGGTGCCGTGTCTCCCTCAGCTGACCGTGAAGTGAAGCTCGAGCGCGGCTCCTGTCCCATGTTCTGGTACAGCTTCAACGGCCGCTGTTACAAATACATCGCCACGCGTATGACCTGGGCCGATGCGGAGCTCTACTGCGTGTCTCAAAGGGCCAACCTGGTGTCTTTCCACAGTGCAGATGACTGCAGCTTTGTCAAATCCCTGATCAAGAACTTTGACCCTGCCGAGGGGCGCACCTGGATCGGACTCAGCGACACCCAGAAGGAAGGAGCATGGATGTGGTCCGACGGGTCCGAGGTGAACTTTGGCCTGTGGAACCCAGACCAGCCAGACAACGCAAGTGGAGTTGAGCATTGTGTGCATACAAACTATGATGCAGATTCGAGATGGAATGACTGGCTCTGTCATGAGACTTTACCTTTTGTTTGTGTATCTCGCACAGTCTGTCCTTAG